The Myxococcaceae bacterium JPH2 genome has a window encoding:
- a CDS encoding tRNA-(ms[2]io[6]A)-hydroxylase, whose protein sequence is MSRPTPTRRPLSGEGPVILHAATDPRWLPLALERFDEVLVDHAHCEKKAAANALSMLQAYPDLPGLPAQMARLAREESAHLARVLDLMAERGLTLTKDAGDPYAQALQKQVRTPGPERRVDRLLVAAIIEARSCERLSLLAEGLTDPALARFYGELAQSEDGHQSLFFRLAVTASGGDEAAVRARMETLLAREAEVITEVGLRAAIH, encoded by the coding sequence ATGAGCCGTCCCACGCCGACCCGCCGTCCCCTCTCTGGAGAGGGCCCCGTCATCCTCCACGCCGCCACCGACCCGCGGTGGCTCCCCCTGGCCCTCGAGCGCTTCGACGAGGTGCTCGTCGACCACGCCCACTGCGAGAAGAAGGCCGCGGCCAACGCGCTGTCCATGCTCCAGGCGTACCCGGACCTGCCGGGGCTGCCGGCGCAGATGGCTCGGCTGGCGCGCGAGGAGAGCGCCCACCTGGCGCGCGTGCTGGACTTGATGGCCGAGCGCGGCTTGACGCTGACCAAGGACGCGGGTGACCCGTACGCGCAGGCCCTCCAGAAGCAGGTGCGCACGCCCGGCCCCGAGCGCCGCGTGGACCGACTGCTCGTGGCCGCCATCATCGAGGCCCGCTCCTGTGAGCGGCTGTCGCTCCTGGCCGAGGGCCTCACGGACCCCGCCCTCGCCCGCTTCTACGGCGAGCTGGCGCAGTCCGAGGACGGGCACCAGTCCCTCTTCTTCCGCCTCGCTGTGACTGCGTCCGGAGGAGACGAGGCCGCCGTGCGCGCCCGCATGGAGACGCTGCTCGCCCGCGAGGCGGAGGTCATCACCGAAGTGGGCCTGCGCGCCGCCATCCACTGA